The region CTTCAAGATCAATTATAGTGGAACGTTAAAAGCTTTAGAGGTGTTCTTTTGGAATTGACATTTTCAATAGAAATTTAGTCCACTATAATGCAGAATTGCAAGAAacctataaaaattatttgtaccAACATAGAAGATGTATAAAAACCTGGGATTTGGATTGCCTCTCACTACTTTCTGCCCATATTTACGCCACCGGTACCCATCATCAAGTATATCAACCTCACTCAGCGTTTGCACAACCACCCGTGGTTCCCGAATAGGCTTAACAACTGGAGTAACATCAAAACCCCCATTCTCCATTCTCCTGTTAATTCAATAACACAGTTTGTTAATTAGGGTAGCTGATTGACCACTCAGCAATAAGGTAAGACTGTTAAACTGGTACCTCCGTTTCGAGAAAGGATCATCATCATCCTCAGCACGTTCAGTGCCATCATCATTTGCTGTAACAGGAGACAGTTCAGGGGTTCCATCTGGAGATAGTTGGCCATAAGCACTAGAAGACTTATCTACATCAGTTAATAATACATGTATaagaaaaatagaataaaaccaagagaaagataaaaagaaaattgatgtAAGGTTTTGCCTCACCATCTCGGCCAGCTAAAGACAGAATTTTGTCAGATCTATCTTCTTGGACAGACAGCACAGCACCAGAAGAATAGCGGCGGCTAGGTTGAGGTTTAGGATGATCATGTGTACCCTTATAGATAATCTCAGTAATATGTCCATCGTGAGAACGCTCGAATAACTTTTTTACTTCGCAGTTAGGATGCGTACATTTGTAATAGCTTCGTGGGAATTCACTTCCTTTAACATGTTTCTGTCCATATTTTCTCCAGTTATATCCATCATCAGATGGCATTGAAATGCTATTTCCTACTTTGTGATCAGAAAGAGATGCCTGAGCTCCACTGTTTGAGATTACAATCTGCTTTAATTCATCTGAATCAACTTCAGCGTGTGCATTAATTCCAGATGAGGGAAGTGGTGGCGATATACTCAATTCATTTGAAGGGACAGCCATCTCACTTTTGACCCTGGGTGAAGCAAGTGATTGATTCTGACAATGCCCCTGGACCTGAACAGATTGTTCAGTTATGTGATGGTGCATATCTGCAGGGACcttgaaattaacaaaataagtTAGGAAAATAATTTCCAACGAGGAAAGCATAAATGTAGACATCAACAAAAATGAGACTGTCACAGCCTAAATATTGATAAACATGTAAAAAGGCAGTTAAGGTGATGAAAGTATCACATCAACATCTCTTTACTACATCATTGAACATCCTACAGCTACTGTCAGAAAACATATGCGTAAATCTCATTGCATAGCTGGCATAATATTCCTTTGCATATCCAGTCTGTTAAACAGTATGGTGCTAGTTACTATAAGCTTGGCATGGGCATCAGGTTAATTGAACTTGAGTTCAAGCAATATTATAACTCAGTAGCCACTACTAGTTCTTGCATggagagaagaaaaaaaatttcaagCAAGCCAAGCATTATAGAAAACcatttaatttgttaatataaCAACGCATAGAATATCGAATTGGATAACTATTTTCTTCTAATCAGCAGTTTAAGTCAAGGAAAAATCAGTAAACAAAAATTTTCATGGTTACTCTTTTAGTCACAAATGCATTTTAAGCCGATTAAGATTAAAAACCATTTTTTTTCCATAGAAAATTACCAAGTTTGATCTAGCATGGGGTCTGAACTCAAAGCTTCCAGATTTTCTGTCAGCAAAGGAGTCATAGGGAATAGTAGTTGTTAAATATGAACTAGAGATAAGTGAGCCACGTCCTGTTTGAGGTTTAATAAAGGAACCAGTAGTTGGGGAAGGCTCTGCCTGCAAAAATCAAGAAGAAAACATAAATACCTGCAAGTTGGGAGCTTAACAGGCACTTATAagaaaaacagttcaaatagCAACTACCCAAGAAATGGTACAACTAGCAATAAATAAAACAAGGAATAGAAATGATACAAGGGATTAGCTAAACCCcatgaaatctgaaaaccatcaTTGATAAATCAACCAATAGCTCCAATATCTTTTCACAATATTATCCACATATTTACTCCTAACACTGCAACTGTGACCATTCATATATACCTTCTTATCAGCATCAATATAACAGACAAAGATCAGCGAATCAATTCATTAAATCATGTGATGTCATCAGCAGATTTTGTTAGCTGGTACAAAAGGAATAATAGTAACACACAAACTCAGTAAAGCCAAGGAAAAGGCTACTTTTGCAACTTTACTTCTTCGTCTATATATAATTCCAGGTAGCTCGATACACTTTAAAGCCTCAAACCCATTCTTTCTAATGCATGAACTTGACCATATTCAGCTGATAGATTCATTTTCTCAATAGAAATTGAGATGATTCTCTACCATCTTGGCCCACAAATTATATTATCTTCTAGATACTTGCTCCTCTTTGTAAATGTGAaagactaaata is a window of Mercurialis annua linkage group LG2, ddMerAnnu1.2, whole genome shotgun sequence DNA encoding:
- the LOC126669397 gene encoding probable WRKY transcription factor 20 isoform X2; amino-acid sequence: MHHHITEQSVQVQGHCQNQSLASPRVKSEMAVPSNELSISPPLPSSGINAHAEVDSDELKQIVISNSGAQASLSDHKVGNSISMPSDDGYNWRKYGQKHVKGSEFPRSYYKCTHPNCEVKKLFERSHDGHITEIIYKGTHDHPKPQPSRRYSSGAVLSVQEDRSDKILSLAGRDDKSSSAYGQLSPDGTPELSPVTANDDGTERAEDDDDPFSKRRRMENGGFDVTPVVKPIREPRVVVQTLSEVDILDDGYRWRKYGQKVVRGNPNPRSYYKCTNAGCPVRKHVERASHDPKAVITTYEGKHNHDVPTAKTSSHDTAGPTAANGPANGSTRIRTDENETISLDLGVGICSNMENRSNDQQQHSELAQSQNQANGSGFRIVSRSTVAPYYGVINGGINQYGTRQNPNESRSSIEIPPLSHSSYPYPQNVGRLLTGP
- the LOC126669397 gene encoding probable WRKY transcription factor 20 isoform X1, producing MDSKTSNTASSGGGGDPSRTDSDAGGGAGGGGARYKLMSPAKLPISRSSCITIPPGLSPTSFLESPVLLSNVKAEPSPTTGSFIKPQTGRGSLISSSYLTTTIPYDSFADRKSGSFEFRPHARSNLVPADMHHHITEQSVQVQGHCQNQSLASPRVKSEMAVPSNELSISPPLPSSGINAHAEVDSDELKQIVISNSGAQASLSDHKVGNSISMPSDDGYNWRKYGQKHVKGSEFPRSYYKCTHPNCEVKKLFERSHDGHITEIIYKGTHDHPKPQPSRRYSSGAVLSVQEDRSDKILSLAGRDDKSSSAYGQLSPDGTPELSPVTANDDGTERAEDDDDPFSKRRRMENGGFDVTPVVKPIREPRVVVQTLSEVDILDDGYRWRKYGQKVVRGNPNPRSYYKCTNAGCPVRKHVERASHDPKAVITTYEGKHNHDVPTAKTSSHDTAGPTAANGPANGSTRIRTDENETISLDLGVGICSNMENRSNDQQQHSELAQSQNQANGSGFRIVSRSTVAPYYGVINGGINQYGTRQNPNESRSSIEIPPLSHSSYPYPQNVGRLLTGP